One genomic segment of Chelonia mydas isolate rCheMyd1 chromosome 1, rCheMyd1.pri.v2, whole genome shotgun sequence includes these proteins:
- the LOC102941982 gene encoding zinc finger protein 883 isoform X1, with protein sequence MDSQDVEGEETPASVCSGYPAPRLDISIKVEREDEPQFPDALDFTAGVVPQGYPGAKRDLVKTERSEHMDVLDSAKRQSTRKNSTGDWPAKAVKEEGPGKDHTKELEAPCVLAGKPYESPLAPGRQPGSGQDAPAEWTRALGKRSTRASQPRSPVGELALACSDCGWRFGDVASLGEHEQSHAAERTFICTDCGKSFGRHATLVEHQLGHTAESVFVCTDCGKSFTHKAALTVHQRTHARQRPFRCARCDGAYGSHAELVTHQQAHAGPAAALEGGAEPAAPLRAPEAEKPFACIDCGDSFRSHPALLSHQRIHAEERPYKCAKCGKSFCFHAELASHQLCHPKERWFPCGSCERRFSSKTDLILHERTHPESTWCLCTDCGKVFAGQADLGRHQASHAANVHPCPECGKAFSYLTDLIMHQRSHAERLVSCNQCGKSFGSRAELLVHQRVHGDSQSFTCTQCGKAFGSRTDLITHQRSHAERLVYCNKCGKSFGSRPELLVHQRVHGESRSFTCTQCGKAFGSRTDLIMHQRSHRDRQSYSCTECGRVYSNQSYLVAHRRIHTGEKPYKCAECGRSFSHKYHLGRHQRTHAGGTPPVY encoded by the exons ATGGATTCTCAGGACGTGGAAGGGGAGGAAACTCCAGCCAGCGTCTGCTCCG GGTATCCTGCTCCCCGACTGGACATCTCAATAAAGGTTGAAAGGGAGGATGAACCCCAGTTCCCAGATGCCCTGGACTTCACTGCGGGAGTGGTCCCCCAGG GGTATCCTGGTGCCAAACGTGACTTGGTAAAGACGGAAAGAAGTGAGCACATGGATGTCCTGGACTCTGCAAAGAGACAAAGTACCCGCAAGAACTCCACAG gTGACTGGCCTGCGAAAGCCGTTAAGGAAGAAGGGCCAGGAAAGGACCATACTAAGGAGCTGGAGGCCCCCTGCGTGCTGGCAGGGAAGCCCTATGAGAGCCCTCTGGCCCCTGGCCGCCAGCCAGGGAGCGGGCAGGACGCTCCTGCGGAGTGGACCAGGGCCCTTGGGAAGCGCAGCACCAGGGCCTCCCAGCCGAGGAGCCCCGTGGGGGAGCTGGCGTTGGCCTGCAGCGACTGCGGGTGGCGGTTTGGAGACGTGGCGTCCCTGGGCGAGCACGAGCAAAGCCACGCGGCGGAGCGCACCTTCATCTGCACCGACTGCGGCAAGAGCTTTGGGCGGCACGCCACCCTGGTGGAGCACCAGCTCGGCCACACGGCGGAGAGCGTCTTCGTCTGCACCGACTGCGGCAAGAGCTTCACCCACAAGGCGGCGCTCACCGTGCACCAGCGCACCCACGCCCGCCAGCGCCCCTTCCGCTGCGCCCGGTGCGACGGCGCCTACGGCTCCCACGCCGAGCTGGTGACCCACCAGCAGGCCCACGCGGGGCCGGCCGCGGCCCTGGAGGGCGGTGCTGAGCCGGCCGCGCCCCTGCGGGCCCCCGAGGCTGAGAAGCCCTTCGCCTGCATCGACTGCGGCGACAGCTTCCGCTCGCACCCCGCCCTGCTGAGCCACCAGCGCATCCACGCCGAGGAGCGGCCCTACAAGTGCGCCAAGTGCGGCAAGAGCTTCTGCTTCCACGCCGAGCTGGCGTCGCACCAGCTGTGCCACCCCAAGGAGCGCTGGTTCCCGTGCGGCAGCTGCGAGCGGCGCTTCAGCTCCAAGACGGACCTGATCCTGCACGAGCGCACCCACCCCGAGTCCACATGGTGCCTGTGCACAGACTGCGGCAAGGTCTTCGCCGGCCAGGCCGACCTCGGCCGGCACCAGGCCAGCCACGCCGCCAACGTGCACCCCTGCCCCGAGTGCGGCAAGGCCTTCAGTTACCTGACCGACCTCATCATGCACCAGCGCTCGCACGCCGAGAGGCTCGTCTCCTGCAACCAGTGCGGCAAGAGCTTCGGCTCCCGCGCCGAGCTCCTGGTTCACCAGCGCGTGCACGGCGACAGCCAGTCCTTCACTTGCACCCAGTGCGGCAAGGCCTTCGGCTCCCGCACCGACCTCATCACGCACCAGCGCTCGCACGCCGAGAGGCTCGTCTACTGCAACAAGTGCGGCAAGAGCTTCGGCTCCCGCCCCGAGCTCCTGGTTCACCAGCGCGTGCACGGCGAGAGCCGCTCCTTCACCTGCACCCAGTGCGGCAAGGCCTTCGGCTCCCGCACCGACCTCATCATGCACCAGCGCAGCCACCGCGACCGCCAGTCCTACTCGTGCACCGAGTGCGGCCGCGTCTACAGCAACCAGTCCTACCTGGTGGCCCACCGGCGCATCCACACCGGGGAGAAGCCCTACAAGTGTGCCGAGTGCGGGCGCAGCTTCAGCCACAAGTACCACCTGGGCAGGCACCAGCGGACGCACGCAGGGGGCACCCCGCCCGTGTACTGA
- the LOC102941982 gene encoding zinc finger protein 883 isoform X2, translating to MPTVPYNPPGYPAPRLDISIKVEREDEPQFPDALDFTAGVVPQGYPGAKRDLVKTERSEHMDVLDSAKRQSTRKNSTGDWPAKAVKEEGPGKDHTKELEAPCVLAGKPYESPLAPGRQPGSGQDAPAEWTRALGKRSTRASQPRSPVGELALACSDCGWRFGDVASLGEHEQSHAAERTFICTDCGKSFGRHATLVEHQLGHTAESVFVCTDCGKSFTHKAALTVHQRTHARQRPFRCARCDGAYGSHAELVTHQQAHAGPAAALEGGAEPAAPLRAPEAEKPFACIDCGDSFRSHPALLSHQRIHAEERPYKCAKCGKSFCFHAELASHQLCHPKERWFPCGSCERRFSSKTDLILHERTHPESTWCLCTDCGKVFAGQADLGRHQASHAANVHPCPECGKAFSYLTDLIMHQRSHAERLVSCNQCGKSFGSRAELLVHQRVHGDSQSFTCTQCGKAFGSRTDLITHQRSHAERLVYCNKCGKSFGSRPELLVHQRVHGESRSFTCTQCGKAFGSRTDLIMHQRSHRDRQSYSCTECGRVYSNQSYLVAHRRIHTGEKPYKCAECGRSFSHKYHLGRHQRTHAGGTPPVY from the exons aTGCCGACTGTTCCTTATAaccctccag GGTATCCTGCTCCCCGACTGGACATCTCAATAAAGGTTGAAAGGGAGGATGAACCCCAGTTCCCAGATGCCCTGGACTTCACTGCGGGAGTGGTCCCCCAGG GGTATCCTGGTGCCAAACGTGACTTGGTAAAGACGGAAAGAAGTGAGCACATGGATGTCCTGGACTCTGCAAAGAGACAAAGTACCCGCAAGAACTCCACAG gTGACTGGCCTGCGAAAGCCGTTAAGGAAGAAGGGCCAGGAAAGGACCATACTAAGGAGCTGGAGGCCCCCTGCGTGCTGGCAGGGAAGCCCTATGAGAGCCCTCTGGCCCCTGGCCGCCAGCCAGGGAGCGGGCAGGACGCTCCTGCGGAGTGGACCAGGGCCCTTGGGAAGCGCAGCACCAGGGCCTCCCAGCCGAGGAGCCCCGTGGGGGAGCTGGCGTTGGCCTGCAGCGACTGCGGGTGGCGGTTTGGAGACGTGGCGTCCCTGGGCGAGCACGAGCAAAGCCACGCGGCGGAGCGCACCTTCATCTGCACCGACTGCGGCAAGAGCTTTGGGCGGCACGCCACCCTGGTGGAGCACCAGCTCGGCCACACGGCGGAGAGCGTCTTCGTCTGCACCGACTGCGGCAAGAGCTTCACCCACAAGGCGGCGCTCACCGTGCACCAGCGCACCCACGCCCGCCAGCGCCCCTTCCGCTGCGCCCGGTGCGACGGCGCCTACGGCTCCCACGCCGAGCTGGTGACCCACCAGCAGGCCCACGCGGGGCCGGCCGCGGCCCTGGAGGGCGGTGCTGAGCCGGCCGCGCCCCTGCGGGCCCCCGAGGCTGAGAAGCCCTTCGCCTGCATCGACTGCGGCGACAGCTTCCGCTCGCACCCCGCCCTGCTGAGCCACCAGCGCATCCACGCCGAGGAGCGGCCCTACAAGTGCGCCAAGTGCGGCAAGAGCTTCTGCTTCCACGCCGAGCTGGCGTCGCACCAGCTGTGCCACCCCAAGGAGCGCTGGTTCCCGTGCGGCAGCTGCGAGCGGCGCTTCAGCTCCAAGACGGACCTGATCCTGCACGAGCGCACCCACCCCGAGTCCACATGGTGCCTGTGCACAGACTGCGGCAAGGTCTTCGCCGGCCAGGCCGACCTCGGCCGGCACCAGGCCAGCCACGCCGCCAACGTGCACCCCTGCCCCGAGTGCGGCAAGGCCTTCAGTTACCTGACCGACCTCATCATGCACCAGCGCTCGCACGCCGAGAGGCTCGTCTCCTGCAACCAGTGCGGCAAGAGCTTCGGCTCCCGCGCCGAGCTCCTGGTTCACCAGCGCGTGCACGGCGACAGCCAGTCCTTCACTTGCACCCAGTGCGGCAAGGCCTTCGGCTCCCGCACCGACCTCATCACGCACCAGCGCTCGCACGCCGAGAGGCTCGTCTACTGCAACAAGTGCGGCAAGAGCTTCGGCTCCCGCCCCGAGCTCCTGGTTCACCAGCGCGTGCACGGCGAGAGCCGCTCCTTCACCTGCACCCAGTGCGGCAAGGCCTTCGGCTCCCGCACCGACCTCATCATGCACCAGCGCAGCCACCGCGACCGCCAGTCCTACTCGTGCACCGAGTGCGGCCGCGTCTACAGCAACCAGTCCTACCTGGTGGCCCACCGGCGCATCCACACCGGGGAGAAGCCCTACAAGTGTGCCGAGTGCGGGCGCAGCTTCAGCCACAAGTACCACCTGGGCAGGCACCAGCGGACGCACGCAGGGGGCACCCCGCCCGTGTACTGA